In Desulfovibrio sp., the DNA window TGATTGAAGCTGTCGTCAGGATGGGCGAAACGCACCATCTCGACCTTGGTGAACTGGTGCATGCGGATAAGACCGCGCGTATCCTTGCCCGCGCTGCCCGCCTCGGAGCGGAAACAGGGCGTGGCCGCACAGTAGGCGCGGGGCAGATCGGCCTCATCCAGCACTTCGCCAGCGTGCAGGTTGGTCAACGGTACTTCGGCAGTGGGGATCAGATAGTATTCCCACTCGCGCAGCTTGAACAGGTCTTCCTCAAACTTGGGCAACTGGCCCGTGCCTGTCATGCTGGTGCGGTTGACCATGTAGGGCGGGCAGACTTCAATATAGTCTTCGGCCACGGTGTGCTGATCTAGAAAAAAGTTCACCAGTGCGCGTTCCAGGCGCGCGCCCCAGTTCAGGGACACCACAAAGCGGCTGCCGGTCAGGCGGGCGGCGCGCTCAAAATCAAGCCCGCCAAGGGCCACGCCCAGATCCCCATGCTCGCGCGGCTCAAAATCAAATTCACGCGGCGTGCCCCAGCGGCGCACTTCCACGTTTTCCGATTCATCCTTGCCCACGGGCACGGCGGCGTCAGGCAGGTTGGGTACGCGCATGAGCCAGGTTTCCACATCGGCCTTGGCTTGGGCGGTTTCAACGTCCAGTTCCTTAATGCGTTCGGAAACGCCGCTCATT includes these proteins:
- the serS gene encoding serine--tRNA ligase, whose translation is MIDLKLVQKQPEVLTKALTDRHSDLDVHEFLALDARRRALLTEVETLKSRRNAASAEVAAKKRAGEDATALLAEMSGVSERIKELDVETAQAKADVETWLMRVPNLPDAAVPVGKDESENVEVRRWGTPREFDFEPREHGDLGVALGGLDFERAARLTGSRFVVSLNWGARLERALVNFFLDQHTVAEDYIEVCPPYMVNRTSMTGTGQLPKFEEDLFKLREWEYYLIPTAEVPLTNLHAGEVLDEADLPRAYCAATPCFRSEAGSAGKDTRGLIRMHQFTKVEMVRFAHPDDSFNQLEIMRGHACNLLEMLELPYRVITLCTGDMGFSSAKTYDVEVWLPTQKTFREISSCSNCTDFQARRADIRFKPKGGKAMFLHTLNGSGLPTGRTIAAILENCQQKDGSLVLPKVLVPYMGGREVIEPK